The DNA segment ACGATATCACTAAGCGGAAGAAAGCCGAGCGGAATGCGCATCGATTGGCGTTCTACGATTCGTTAACGGAGCTCGCAAATAAGACGCTGCTCGAAGAGAAGATCTCTGGCGTCTGCAACGCCGATATTAGACACAATGCCCATGCTGCCCTTTTACATGTCGATGTCGAGCAGTTACGTGCGGTGAATGATGCCAGAGGGTACGGGTTTGGTGATCTGGTCCTGAAGTCCATCGCACAGCAGCTGGCTGGCATTGTGCGTGAGAGTGATACGCTTGCGCGCATCGGAGGTGACGAATTTGCAATCCTGTTGTCCAGCCTAGGTTCATCTCAGGACGTTGCTGCGCGCTCTGCGGAGAATGTTGCAGACAAAATCCTTGATGCCTTTGCCCTCCCGATTAAGGTTCTGGAACATAAAATACAGGTTAGTGTCAGTATCGGCATTACTCTGATTAATGAACGAACGGCGGTTTGCGATCAACAACTCCAGAGAGCTGAGCAAGCCACTCAGCAAGCAAAAGAAAGGGCGAAGCTTAGGGGTGAAAGGCGCATCTCATTCTTCGACTCTGAAATACAGGCTCAGGTTGTTCAGCACGTTCTTCTAGAAGAGGAATTGCGGAATGCATTAGCGGAAAATCAGCTTGTGTTGTATTACCAGCCCCAGATTCGCAAGCCGAATCAGTTGCTCGGCTACGAGGTGCTCTTGCGCTGGCGTCACCCGGAGCGGGGCATCGTATCCCCCGCCGTTTTCATTCCGATAGCCGAACAGAGCCGACTTATTCTGCCTATCGGTCGGTGGGTTATCGAACAGGCGTGTGAAAAGCTGGCTGCTTGGCAGTCAGAGCCAACAACCTCTGAGCTCAGTCTTGCAGTGAATGTCAGCATCATTCAGTTTCAGAGTAATAGCTTCGTAGAACAGGTGGGCCAGATTCTTGAAAAAACAGGTGCGCCACCACGCTTGCTGAAACTTGAGGTGACCGAAAGCCTGCTCATGAATGACCCCGAGCGGATTACTGAAATGATGAATCGTCTCCGTTCTATGGGAGTTCGCTTTTCTTTGGACGACTTTGGCACAGGTTATTCTTCGATGAGCTATCTCAACCAGTTGCCGCTGGATCAGATCAAGATAGATCAGTCGTTTATAAATGAGGTAACGAGCAACCTGGCAAACTCCGCCATTGTGGAGTCCATAATCGGGCTGGCCAAGGGGCTGAATCTGGAAGTCATTGCCGAAGGGGTAGAGACGGAAGAGCAAAGAGACTGGCTGGCTAATCACGGATGTCAGAATTTTCAGGGATACTTGTTTGGACGCCCGGAAGAGATTTGAATCCTGGGGCCTTAATGTAATAGACGAAAAGTCTACGATACGTTACGACATCGGTTGGTCGTTACGGCAACGATGGATTCAAACCGCGCAACAACCTCCCGCCCTAACTGCCAAGTAGGCAACCTGAAAACCATTAACTTGATGTCATACCTAACGGTCATTTTGATTCGACAAGTCGACGCCGGAATACAAATTAACGACAAAATCGCACAAAATTGCTACATTTCTTTTGTCGTATCGAACAGATTTTTACTATATCTTGCCCTCGGTCAAAAATCCTAGGGTAGAAAAATGCTAGCTTTTCGTTTTGCGGTCTTTTTGGTGATCAGTTTTTTCAGTACCGTAGCCAGTGCCGAGCCGACGCTGGAGATTATGGTTGGAGGCGAAACCATTACCCTGTCACGCTCTGAGTTGGAGAGTCTGCCACAGCAGCGAATCACCACCACAAGCCCCTATTTTGAAGGCACGCAAGAGTTTTCTGGTCCCAGCCTACAAACCCTGATTGACACTTATTGGCAGCCGGGTAACGAACGTATTCTGTTTCGTGCGCTAAATGACTACGCCGTTGAAGCGCCTTTACAGCAAGCTCTGGCACTGGACGCTATTATCGCCACCCGTCGTAACAGCCGCGTGATGTCGGTGCGCACCCACGGACCGTTCTGGATCATGCTGCCGCTCTCGCAGCAGCCAAGTCTGAACACCACAGATAACCATCGGTTTATGATCTGGCAGCTATCTGAGATAGAGCTCAACTAACTGTGGATACCTCCCTCAGCAGGCGACTGTTTTCCCGCACCACTACGGCAATGATTGTGATCGTGATCGTCGGGCTGGTGGGAGCAAGCGCTTACACTTACATGCTGGACCGTAAGATCCAGTCAGTGTCTTTGGAAAGCTTACGCATGGCGTCTTGGGGGCTGGCGCAGTTAGCGAGTGAATCTTACGAATTTGATAAGGCTCTCGAGTTGGTAGCGCAGAATGTTGGCGAGGTTGATGCACTAATGCTTCGCTATGATGTGCTCTGGTCCCGCTATGACTACCTGTTGAACAGTATCGAAGCGCGCTTTACGCGGAACCAGCTGAACAATGAAGCAGAATTGGAAGAACTGTTCGGTGAATTTAAAGGCATTGAATCAGATCTGCTATTGCTGACCTCGGCCCCCAAAGCCGTGCACTCGCGACAGCTGTTAGCTCAATGGCAGATACAACGGGAAGGTATACGCCAACTGTTATTCGATAACTTTATTGGCGATGAGACCAACAATCTGATCCGCGGGTTTCAGCAGTCATGGGACCGGCTGGCAAATCTGCGCTTTGCTACACTCGACTCTATTGTATTTTTACTGGTGTACCTGCTACTTGCCCTGCATTACTTTCGCAAATGGAACCGAATAAACAGCCTGAGCGGGCTACCCAGCGAGCGCTGCTTGCACGACCTCCAGGAACTGCCTTTCGACTGCGTGTTGATCTCCTGCGAAATTCGCAATTATCAGGCCATGGTGTCGGATTTTGACAAAGATCAGGTGGGAGACATCATCAAGGTTTTTGTAGACAGGCTGAAAAGTCTGACCTCAGAGCGAGATACTTTGATGCACATTGCGCCGGGTGAATTTGTGCTTATGCTCAGGTTACACAAGGGTCAATCGGTGTTGGATTGTATTCAGGCCGCCCAACAGAAAACCACGTTTGAGTGGCAACTGGCGGAAAATACTATGGAAATATCCGCACTCTTTGGTGTTGCCTACTCGCTGGCTAGCCAGGCCCAGGATTTCGCGGAATACCATCGCTACGCCACACGCGCCCTGACACAAAGCAAAAGCGCTAAGCTGGCCTACACAGTATTTGACGACGCCGCGCTGACGCTGCTGATGCTTGAGCAAAAGCTCTATCGTCAGCTATTGCTGTTTTTTCGAGGCGAAATGACATCGCTGAAACTGAGCTTGGTATACCAACCTATTGTGTCCATTGAAGATGCAACGCTAATTACCGGCTTCGAAGCTCTCCTAAGGTGCACCAGTGACAAAGAAATTGTTATAAGTCCACGCCAAATCGTTGATATTTGCGAGCATAACGGTTTGGGTATCCAGCTTGGTCGCTGGGTATTCAACGAAGTGTCACTACAGTGCTGCAATCTTTATATCAATCTGGGTTTTACGGGCACCGTATCCATTAACCTGAACCCAGCGATGCTGCGTCCAGAGCTGGTTCAGGATGTTAACAAGTACCTTTTAGACCAAGGCTTGCCCGCTTCGTCGATATGCCTCGAGATCACCGAAGACAACGCAGCGCTGAACTTCCATATCATAAATAATGTGATTGCCACGCTGAAACCCAGCGGAATAGAGTTTGCTCTAGACGATTTTGGCACCGGCCACTCGTCACTGGCTTATATTCGCGAACTGGCTGTGGATCGAATCAAAATCGACCGGGCGTTTGTTAAAGATATTGAAAACGATGAAGGCAAAGCCCGCTTTTTGGCTTCCGTC comes from the Marinobacter psychrophilus genome and includes:
- a CDS encoding bifunctional diguanylate cyclase/phosphodiesterase, with amino-acid sequence MDTSLSRRLFSRTTTAMIVIVIVGLVGASAYTYMLDRKIQSVSLESLRMASWGLAQLASESYEFDKALELVAQNVGEVDALMLRYDVLWSRYDYLLNSIEARFTRNQLNNEAELEELFGEFKGIESDLLLLTSAPKAVHSRQLLAQWQIQREGIRQLLFDNFIGDETNNLIRGFQQSWDRLANLRFATLDSIVFLLVYLLLALHYFRKWNRINSLSGLPSERCLHDLQELPFDCVLISCEIRNYQAMVSDFDKDQVGDIIKVFVDRLKSLTSERDTLMHIAPGEFVLMLRLHKGQSVLDCIQAAQQKTTFEWQLAENTMEISALFGVAYSLASQAQDFAEYHRYATRALTQSKSAKLAYTVFDDAALTLLMLEQKLYRQLLLFFRGEMTSLKLSLVYQPIVSIEDATLITGFEALLRCTSDKEIVISPRQIVDICEHNGLGIQLGRWVFNEVSLQCCNLYINLGFTGTVSINLNPAMLRPELVQDVNKYLLDQGLPASSICLEITEDNAALNFHIINNVIATLKPSGIEFALDDFGTGHSSLAYIRELAVDRIKIDRAFVKDIENDEGKARFLASVIAMAQQAYVTTTVVEGIENECQWHLVQRMGQVLVQGYHAYRPLTILQLMQLLAAQHADTKSFKT